The DNA window AATTTACTATTGGAAACCTGATTTACTAATGTACAGGATACATCATTAATACCGTTAGATTCTAAAACCTGATTGATGGATTCTGCTACAAAATGCATATGATAATAACCAGCAGGATCATGATGACCACCACAAGGATCGATAGCAGGTATATTTCCTACTCCAAGCACAGGACCATTAGCAACAGAAGGAGGATCACCATTAATTGGTACTCCATCTATAGTTACACCGATCAACTCTACAGTTTCTATATTGTTGTTACTTGAGGCTAAAATTGGCTCTACAGGAATTAAAAAAGTTAATTGCAAGTTATTATTTGGTACAGCTTGTAAACAAAAAGAATAGCCACCTGGATCTGGAGGATTAGTAAAATCGTCAATATTTATATTTCCATTATTATCTACAATGTCAAAACCATCAGCTTCCATAGCAGTAAACAGACTCTCTTTGATGACTTGAAACCCTGGATTTGTAGCTCCATCATAAAAACCTAAGCCACCAATTTCATTAATTGTTGTAGGACAAAATGGGCCATTGTCTACTGGGTTACTTGAAAACTCCAATTGATAGCATTCTCCTTCAGAACCATCTTCAAGAGTGCATGGCACTTTTTGATAGGAGATTAAAGATGCTGCATTAAAATATGATTCTTTAATTAAATCCTCATTTGGATCATCATCATTATTATCTTTAGTATCACTATCACTACTACAAGCAGTTAGTGTTAACATAAATAAAAACATTACGAAACCAAATGTTTTCAGATTTTTAAAGGTTGTTATATTTATTTTCATGCTGTTTTTTTAATTACTATTTTCTTGATTTCATTTTAAAAAGTGCTACTAAAGTAAGAATAACAAATAAAATACTTATCAATTTCATAGAAAAAGCTTCGCAATTACTCACGAAGCTTTTAACAAAACTAACCAATCAAATCAATATTCTATTTTATCTTTTTTCTTTACGCTCTCTCTTTTTCGGCTTAGGAGCATTTTCAAATTCCTTTTCTGTAATAAAACCATCTTCGTCAGTATCCACTTTTGTAAATACTTCTTTTAAAGGTCCTTTTACTTCGTCTTTTGAAAGCTTACCATCTTCATTTGCATCTAAATCTTTTAATAGTTGTTTGAATGTTGGTGGATTTTTTCGATCTTGACCATTTCCTGGTTGTCCAAAAGAACTATTTGACACCAATACTGTCATTCCAAGAGCTAGAACTGACATTCTTAA is part of the Psychroserpens ponticola genome and encodes:
- a CDS encoding EF-hand domain-containing protein is translated as MKNCKLRMSVLALGMTVLVSNSSFGQPGNGQDRKNPPTFKQLLKDLDANEDGKLSKDEVKGPLKEVFTKVDTDEDGFITEKEFENAPKPKKRERKEKR
- a CDS encoding YHYH protein; the protein is MKINITTFKNLKTFGFVMFLFMLTLTACSSDSDTKDNNDDDPNEDLIKESYFNAASLISYQKVPCTLEDGSEGECYQLEFSSNPVDNGPFCPTTINEIGGLGFYDGATNPGFQVIKESLFTAMEADGFDIVDNNGNINIDDFTNPPDPGGYSFCLQAVPNNNLQLTFLIPVEPILASSNNNIETVELIGVTIDGVPINGDPPSVANGPVLGVGNIPAIDPCGGHHDPAGYYHMHFVAESINQVLESNGINDVSCTLVNQVSNSKLIGFAKDGFPIYAYEIEPSGLDECGGITANTSDYPNGVYHYVASNTDAPNVPKCLKGVAAINSFSFQ